CCTGATTTCGCGCTGGCCAATGTGGTCCATCGGGTGGATGCACTCGGCGGCGGGTCCATGGGGCTCGTGGATTATGTGAACAGCCAGTTCGACCGCAGCGTCACCTGGGATGATGCCGCCTGGCTCGCCCGTGAATGGGGCGGGCCGTTTGTGATCAAGGGCCTGCAAAGCCCGGCCGACGCCAAACGCGCGGTTGAAATCGGTGCCTCCGCCATCATGATTTCGAACCATGGCGGCCGCCAGCTCGACAGCGCCCCGGCCCCGGTCGATTGCATCCGTCCGATCCGCGACGCGGTCGGCGATCAGTTAGAACTCATCGTCGACGGCGGAGTGCGGCGCGGCACCCATGTGTTGAAGGCGCTGGCGCTCGGGGCCAATGCCTGTTCCTTCGGCAGGCCCTATCTCTATGGCCTCGCGGCAGGCGGCAAGGCCGGGGTCGACCGGGTGCTGATGCTCATGCGGGCCGAACTCGAACGCTCGCTGGCGCTCATGGGTAAGACCTCGGTAGGCGATCTGGGCCCCGATGATGTGATCTCTAAATCATAGTGTCATATGCGGGCTTGACCCGCGTATCCATGGTTCAACCGGCACAGTGGGGCCAAGATGGATTGCCGGGTCAAGCCCGGCAATGACAGCTGGTGTGTCAACAACACCGGTTCGGCTGACCATTGCCTTCATAGCGCCGTTTGACGCAGTCGCGGGCAAAGGTTTTGCGGTCGGGGATCGGTTGCTCCGGGTGCTTCGCTTTCAGATGCGCCACATAAATATCATAATCCGGCATGCCGACCATGAGATGCAGCGTCCGCCGCACCCCGGTCAGGAAAACTCCGAGCCGCCTTCTCATGCCCGGCTCCCTTCGTGGGCGGCGGTTTCACGAACCGTCGGATGGGTCGCCACATAAGCCTCCATGGCGCGCCTTATGCCAAAGCCCGCCATGGCCACCACCACCAGCATGAAGGCGATACAAAGCGCCCCGTTCACATAGTCATTGACCAGGATCTGCTCCATCTGCGCCATGGATTTGGCGGGAGCCAGCAGGGTCCCGGCATCGATCGCGGTCTTGAATTTGGCGGCATGGGCATAAAATCCGATGGCCGGATCGCTGCTCATGATTTTCAACATCCCGGCCGACAGCGTGCAGACCAGCAGCCAGACCGTGGGCACCAGCGTCACCAGGGCAAAGCGCTGCTGTTTCATCCGGAACAGCACAACCGTGCAGAGCGTGAGCGCAATGGCGGCAAGCATCTGGTTCGAGATCCCGAACAAGGGCCACAAACTGTTAATGCCGCCCAAGGGATCAATGACGCCCTGATAGAGAATATAGCCCCAGGCGCTGACCGCGATGCCGGTGGCGATCACATTGGCGGTCCAGGATTGCGTGCGCCGAAACGCCGGGATGGCCATGCCGACGGCATCCTGTATCATGAACCGCGCCACCCGGGTTCCGGCATCAAGCGTGGTGAGAATGAACAGCGCCTCGAACAGAATGGCGAAGTGATACCAGAAGGCCATCAGCTTCTCGCTGCCCAAAGCGCTCGACATGATAT
The sequence above is drawn from the Govania unica genome and encodes:
- a CDS encoding YbdD/YjiX family protein, whose product is MRRRLGVFLTGVRRTLHLMVGMPDYDIYVAHLKAKHPEQPIPDRKTFARDCVKRRYEGNGQPNRCC